Proteins encoded within one genomic window of Scheffersomyces stipitis CBS 6054 chromosome 3, complete sequence:
- a CDS encoding predicted protein (go_component intracellular~go_function double-stranded RNA binding; RNA binding; ribonuclease III activity~go_process RNA processing) — MSQFGSLEGFLNSLTQVDSERTDVVTDHGGKASDEVNHSPAEDASNSKSKREYGYTGSLLPKRPKLDSPSVPPIGFVDLQKLEYATKTLQKNVRLIVTESPDIDSIEKLLNSSTLDSGAKVDLKNNNYIKVASRLKSKYKIGKLPIFDEITAGDIKISDEEFDKIAQLNDCSDSEESPTYLPVDSSSTQEKRVFTTGIDNKHPPLPFIKDQTLYERVFVHKSVVNGKTYLDQNDLINSHNERLEFLGDSVLNNLVTLIIYDKFPSASEGKLTKMRSQLIDNHTLTQFSFEYGFDKRLKTKTDEEILKTGDQKVYADIFEAYIGALSVERGLDLREIKDWLEKLYAPKLEAFKVNFLQESVNKEAKSELYSIVGTASSHPLYVVVEEGNGSHDFVVECRMGNDVLGRAKAPSQKEAGLRAAMDALKNRQLLEKYYKIRLEIDRKDSVKSSKSKRSREEDEDSDYSMRTPTPSSPIKTIMFPLVASADAPIDNNAKNKLYAEIGKRLGEVPQYIVSRANNDIAAVSLSIRGLVVATATDKSKKKAMARAAMAILENSSALNEICKGTI, encoded by the coding sequence ATGTCACAATTCGGGAGTTTAGAAGGATTTCTAAATTCGCTTACCCAGGTCGACTCCGAACGTACGGACGTGGTTACTGATCACGGTGGGAAAGCGAGTGATGAAGTCAATCATAGCCCAGCAGAAGAtgcttccaattccaaatcCAAACGGGAGTATGGGTACACGGGGTCTTTACTTCCGAAACGCCCCAAATTGGACTCGCCTTCAGTGCCCCCTATTGGATTTGTGgatcttcagaaacttgAGTATGCAACCAAGACACTTCAGAAGAATGTGAGACTTATAGTCACAGAATCTCCAGATATTGACAGCATTGAAAAACTCCTCAACTCTTCGACTCTTGACTCTGGAGCTAAAGTCgatttgaaaaataatAACTACATTAAAGTGGCTTCGAGATTGAAGTCGAAATACAAGATTGGAAAGTTACCCATCTTTGATGAAATCACAGCTGGTGATATCAAAAtttcagacgaagaatttGACAAAATTGCACAATTAAACGATTGCAGCGATTCCGAAGAGTCTCCTACCTATTTGCCGGTAGATTCAAGTTCCACTCAAGAAAAGCGAGTCTTCACTACTGGAATAGATAACAAGCATCCACCGTTACCCTTTATCAAGGACCAAACGTTGTATGAGAGAGTATTTGTTCACAAGTCTGTTGTCAATGGCAAGACATATTTGGATCAAAACGATTTGATCAACAGCCACAACGAGAGACTCGAATTTCTAGGCGATTCGGTCTTAAATAACTTGGTGACCTTGATCATCTACGACAAGTTCCCAAGTGCCTCAGAAGGAAAGTTGACCAAAATGAGGTCGCAGTTGATAGATAACCATACATTGACTCAGTTTTCCTTCGAATACGGATTTGACAAGAGATTAAAAACAAAAACTGACGAGGAGATCCTCAAAACTGGAGACCAGAAAGTGTATGCAGATATCTTTGAAGCATACATTGGAGCCCTCTCTGTAGAAAGAGGATTGGATCTTCGGGAAATCAAGGACTGgttggaaaagttgtaTGCACCAAAACTTGAAGCTTTCAAAGTTaatttccttcaagaatcTGTCAACAAGGAGGCAAAATCCGAATTGTACTCCATCGTTGGAACTGCATCATCTCATCCGCTATATGTAGTTGTAGAGGAAGGAAATGGCTCCCATGATTTTGTCGTAGAATGTAGAATGGGAAATGACGTTCTAGGCAGAGCAAAGGCTCCTTCTCAAAAGGAGGCTGGTTTGAGAGCCGCCATGGATGCCTTAAAAAATCGCCAATTGCTAGAAAAGTACTACAAGATCAGATTGGAAATCGATAGAAAAGACTCCGTCAAATCGTCGAAGTCGAAGAgatcaagagaagaagatgaagattctgatTATTCAATGAGGACTCCgactccttcttctcctaTCAAGACGATTATGTTTCCTCTTGTAGCGTCAGCTGACGCACCTATTGATAACAATGCTAAAAATAAGTTGTATGCTGAAATTGGTAAAAGATTGGGAGAGGTTCCACAGTACATAGTTTCCAGGGCCAATAATGATATAGCCGCTGTTTCTTTGAGTATAAGAGGTCTAGTTGTTGCTACAGCTACAGAtaaatcgaagaagaaggctaTGGCCAGAGCAGCCATGGCAATACTTGAAAACAGCTCTGCATTGAATGAGATTTGTAAGGGAACCATATGA
- a CDS encoding predicted protein: MSNRKDSNSSTKQGIQFPEVSMVPIMDIQKPLSPRFGISNSTGSTSAISNDYNISNNSKPPEHLSEFFSFMNTRSPTQESPTHSDVSRDIPGEDRQPFSDRNVKRQPSLNTFTSFSPSVLDLPNIVTSKDFHHNVEVYSNLLQKAEKLRIQLLQVSNAANDFGQALEDCIDDCPKVNNSKVVRDGLINASGLQYMIGSNEQILSRLIESSFERPLRKELNDLKTDYEVNYSFYQQEIKAKSKVLRQKELENLKLSKQKTRNLNVYKSNLLNLTSQLDEIDRLKYDYYHEVNSMISKFNQDHLLIKTGSLVRAQLEIAEGIARKGWSGGGLDELLSVSPDLFETNDSDDTAFKGTNDTDNETGDGLLDKTIENNFLSDRAIAETEENNVIEDDDVGNDTLETVRAVTPDAKKNPVVARAGLSPNIVSQLKKPADSAEQSFDESFSLPIINKSNSLLHKLNEQESSPIPDESIQNNNILDELDE; this comes from the coding sequence ATGTCCAATAGAAAGGattccaactcttccacGAAACAAGGTATACAATTTCCTGAGGTCAGCATGGTGCCAATTATGGATATACAGAAACCGTTATCGCCTCGGTTTGGCATTTCCAATTCAACAGGTTCGACCTCTGCAATCAGCAATGATTACAACATCCTGAATAATTCGAAACCTCCAGAGCATCTTTCtgaatttttttcatttatgAACACCAGATCGCCCACCCAAGAATCGCCGACACATAGCGATGTATCGAGAGATATCCCGGGGGAAGACAGACAGCCATTCAGTGACCGAAACGTGAAGAGACAACCTTCGTTGAACACGTTTACATCGTTCTCTCCTTCAGTTTTGGACTTGCCCAATATCGTCACGTCCAAAGATTTCCATCATAATGTAGAGGTGTATTCGAATTTGTTGCAGAAGGCAGAAAAGTTGCGAATACAGCTATTGCAGGTGTCCAACGCAGCCAACGATTTTGGCCAGGCTTTGGAAGATTGCATAGACGATTGCCCCAAGGTGAACAACTCGAAGGTAGTGAGAGATGGCTTAATAAATGCAAGCGGCTTACAGTATATGATCGGCAGCAATGAGCAAATACTTAGTAGATTGATAGAGTCCAGTTTTGAAAGACCTTTGCGaaaggaattgaatgaCTTGAAGACAGACTACGAAGTGAACTACTCGTTCTACCAACAGGAAATTAAAGCCAAGTCGAAAGTCCTTCGTCAaaaggagttggaaaacCTAAAGCTTTCGAAacaaaagacaagaaatcTCAATGTGTACAAGAGCAATCTTCTAAACTTGACGTCACAACTTGACGAAATTGACCGTCTCAAGTACGACTACTACCACGAAGTGAACTCAATGATATCTAAATTCAACCAAGATCATTTGCTCATAAAAACAGGATCCTTGGTGAGAGCACAACTAGAGATTGCAGAGGGTATAGCTAGAAAAGGTTGGTCTGGTGGGGGTTTGGATGAACTCTTATCGGTATCACCAGATCTCTTTGAAACTAACGATTCTGACGACACCGCTTTTAAAGGAACCAACGATACCGACAATGAAACGGGTGATGGACTTTTAGACAAGACGATAGAAAACAATTTCCTTTCTGACCGGGCAAtagcagaaacagaagagaacAATGTCAtcgaagatgatgatgtaGGCAATGACACTCTTGAGACAGTTAGGGCTGTAACTCCTGATGCAAAGAAAAATCCTGTTGTAGCCAGAGCAGGATTATCACCAAATATAGTTAGTCAGTTAAAGAAGCCGGCTGATTCAGCAGAACAAAGCTTTGACGAATCATTTTCTCTACCAATCATCAAT